From Thermus brockianus, the proteins below share one genomic window:
- a CDS encoding histidine phosphatase family protein: protein MELWLVRHGETLWNREGRLLGWTDLPLTPLGRAQARALRGLLPPLPAYSSDLRRALETAALAGFAPKPTRALREIHFGALEGASWETLDPLHKEALLRFQGFHPPGGEGLEAFQERVFRFLEGLEGPALLFTHGGVVRAVLRALGEDGLVPPGSALLVDWPKRVLRRLAPAQVDGGGEVG from the coding sequence ATGGAGCTTTGGCTCGTGCGCCACGGGGAAACCCTTTGGAACCGGGAGGGGAGGCTTCTCGGGTGGACGGACCTCCCCCTCACCCCCCTGGGGCGGGCCCAGGCCAGGGCCCTTAGGGGGCTCCTCCCTCCCCTACCCGCCTACAGCTCAGACCTGAGGCGGGCCCTGGAGACGGCGGCCCTGGCGGGCTTTGCGCCCAAACCCACCCGGGCCCTACGGGAAATCCACTTTGGGGCCCTGGAGGGGGCTTCCTGGGAAACCCTAGACCCCCTCCACAAGGAGGCCCTCCTCCGCTTCCAGGGCTTCCACCCCCCTGGGGGGGAAGGCCTCGAGGCCTTCCAGGAGAGGGTGTTCCGGTTCCTGGAGGGCCTGGAAGGGCCCGCCCTCCTCTTTACCCATGGGGGGGTGGTGCGGGCGGTGCTAAGAGCCCTCGGGGAGGATGGCCTGGTGCCGCCGGGAAGCGCCCTCCTGGTGGACTGGCCCAAGAGGGTCCTGAGGCGGTTAGCGCCTGCACAGGTTGACGGGGGAGGGGAAGTAGGATAA